One Oryza glaberrima chromosome 11, OglaRS2, whole genome shotgun sequence genomic region harbors:
- the LOC127754395 gene encoding probable serine/threonine-protein kinase PBL8 isoform X5, whose product MGNCGTREENAVVAAHAQVQQLHLLQHPVKNAVAERKHTRISSDMSDPSTPRKIEDAKNISIYNDVIDFTLFELETITRSFRADYVLGEGGFGTVYKGYIDENVRVGLKSLPVAVKVLNKDGHQGHREWLTEVRFLGQLRHPNLVKLIGYCCEDDHRLLVYEFMFRGSLENHLFRRTATPLSWATRMSIALGAAKGLACLHNAERPIIYRDFKTSNILLDSDYTAKLSDFGLAKAGPEGDQTHVSTRVMGTYGYAAPEYVMTGHLTARSDVYSFGVVLLELLTGRKSIDKSRPSREHSLVDWALPKLNDKRRLLQIIDPKLEGQYSVRAAHKACSLAYYCLSQNPKARPLMSDVVETLEPLQGSGGSDGAVQSVLGSGLPSYRVNRRLTMNSVHCRALPNPKCSPAVPACRVR is encoded by the exons TTCAGCAGCTCCATTTGTTACAACATCCTGTCAAGAATGCTGTTGCAGAGAGGAAGCACACCCGCATCTCATCAGATATGAGTGATCCTTCAACACCTAGGAAAATTGAAGATGCCAAGAACATCTCCATATACAATGATGTGATTGACTTCACATTGTTTGAACTCGAGACTATCACAAGGAGCTTCCGTGCTGACTACGTTCTTGGTGAAGGAGGGTTTGGGACTGTTTATAAGGGCTACATAGATGAGAATGTCAGGGTTGGTCTGAAGTCACTACCTGTTGCAGTCAAGGTGCTCAACAAAGATGGACATCAAGGACACAGAGAATGGCTT ACTGAGGTTAGGTTCCTTGGGCAGCTAAGACATCCAAATTTAGTCAAGTTGATTGGGTATTGCTGCGAAGATGACCACAGGCTGCTTGTGTACGAGTTCATGTTTCGAGGAAGTCTAGAAAACCACTTATTCCGAA GGACAGCTACTCCACTATCGTGGGCTACTAGGATGTCGATTGCATTAGGAGCTGCCAAAGGGTTAGCTTGCCTCCACAATGCTGAAAGGCCAATTATCTACAGGGATTTCAAGACATCAAATATTCTGCTGGACTCA GATTATACTGCTAAACTCTCTGACTTTGGTCTGGCAAAAGCTGGCCCAGAAGGCGATCAAACCCATGTATCAACTCGGGTGATGGGAACATATGGTTATGCTGCCCCTGAATATGTGATGACTG GTCACTTGACTGCTAGAAGTGATGTCTACAGCTTTGGTGTTGTCCTTCTTGAACTCTTGACTGGGCGTAAGTCCATCGACAAGTCACGGCCCAGCAGGGAGCATAGCTTGGTTGACTGGGCCCTCCCGAAGCTGAACGACAAGAGGAGGCTTCTCCAAATCATTGACCCAAAACTGGAGGGACAGTATTCAGTTAGAGCTGCCCACAAAGCCTGCAGCCTAGCATACTACTGCTTGAGCCAAAACCCAAAGGCGAGGCCTCTTATGAGCGACGTCGTTGAGACTCTTGAACCATTGCAGGGCAGTGGTGGAAGTGATGGAGCTGTTCAATCTGTTCTTGGCAGTGGCCTTCCGAGCTACAGAGTAAACCGCAGACTAACGATGAACAGCGTCCACTGTAGGGCGCTTCCGAACCCCAAGTGCTCCCCTGCTGTCCCAGCATGCAGGGTGAGATGA
- the LOC127755100 gene encoding protein LURP-one-related 5-like isoform X2, translating into MSRIHPSNQRQDAAASTAAARAAVYTVWKRSSMGFQGTDGFSVYDHAGTLAFRVDNYSRRRKLFSGDLLLMDGHGSPLLALTPQIISMHDQWNCYRASEEGQGKRTRSQQLFSMRKCSVMQSSHEAEVHMSGCTHASSDRTGHVPGFSIEGSFRRRSCKIRNSVGEEVARIRRKKAGAASLSLTLAEDVFSLEVQPNVDCAMIMAFVIALDRICWKPYTPMICSS; encoded by the exons ATGAGTCGGATACACCCTTCGAATCAACGCCAAGATGCCGCCGCATCAACGGCAGCAGCGCGAGCGGCGGTGTACACGGTGTGGAAGAGGTCCAGCATGGGCTTCCAGGGCACCGACGGCTTCTCCGTCTACGACCACGCCGGCACCCTCGCCTTCCGTGTTGACAACTACTCCCGCCGCCGCAAGCTCTTCTCCGGCGACCTGCTGCTCATGGATGGACATGGCTCGCCTCTCCTCGCCCTCACCCCACAG ATTATCAGCATGCATGACCAATGGAATTGTTACAGAGCGTCAGAAGAAGGCCAAGGCAAGAGGACAAGATCACAACAACTCTTCTCAATGAGAAAATGCTCAGTTATGCAAAGCAGTCATGAAGCAGAAGTGCACATGTCAGGATGTACCCATGCTTCGTCAGATCGTACTGGCCATGTTCCAGGCTTCTCAATCGAGGGCAGTTTCAGGAGAAGAAGTTGCAAGATCCGCAACAGCGTCGGTGAGGAGGTCGCAAGGATAAGGAGGAAGAAGGCTGGAGCAGCATCGTTGTCACTGACTCTTGCTGAAGATGTTTTCAGTCTTGAGGTCCAACCGAATGTAGATTGTGCGATGATCATGGCTTTCGTCATTGCTCTCGACCGGATCTGCTGGAAGCCATACACACCTATGATCTGTTCTTCATAG
- the LOC127753655 gene encoding bifunctional bis(5'-adenosyl)-triphosphatase/adenylylsulfatase FHIT-like, producing the protein MDTVAGSKYRFGPHEIDERQVFRTSPLSFAIVNIRPTRPGHVLVCPKRLVKRFADLSPDETSDLWIMAKEIGARVEQYHRASSLTFTIQDGPHSGQTVPHVHVHIVPRRKEDFENNDNNNGMYIVDIFRIFLRGTANLKHMYNANETQCWFEEIE; encoded by the exons ATGGATACGGTCGCGGGAAGCAAGTACAGGTTTGGTCCGCACGAGATAGACGAGCGGCAGGTGTTCCGCACCTCGCCCCTCTCCTTCGCCATCGTCAACATCCGACCCACCCGCCCAGG ACATGTTCTTGTATGCCCAAAGCGTCTTGTGAAACGATTTGCTGATCTTAGTCCTGATGAGACAAGTGATTTGTGGATCATGGCAAAGGAAATTGGTGCACGTGTTGAGCAGTACCACAGGGCTTCTTCGCTCACATTCACAATTCAG GACGGACCTCACTCTGGCCAAACAGTTCCACATGTTCACGTTCACATCGTTCCCCGAAGGAAGGAAGATTTTGAGAACAATGATAACAATAATGGCATG TATATTGTCGATATCTTTCGAATCTTTCTGAGAGGGACTGCAAATCTTAAGCACATGTACAATGCAAATGAAACACAGTGCTGGTTTGAAGAAATCGAGTAA
- the LOC127755100 gene encoding protein LURP-one-related 5-like isoform X1, whose product MSRIHPSNQRQDAAASTAAARAAVYTVWKRSSMGFQGTDGFSVYDHAGTLAFRVDNYSRRRKLFSGDLLLMDGHGSPLLALTPQCSRWAKEQKPTINRTHGEASEEGQGKRTRSQQLFSMRKCSVMQSSHEAEVHMSGCTHASSDRTGHVPGFSIEGSFRRRSCKIRNSVGEEVARIRRKKAGAASLSLTLAEDVFSLEVQPNVDCAMIMAFVIALDRICWKPYTPMICSS is encoded by the exons ATGAGTCGGATACACCCTTCGAATCAACGCCAAGATGCCGCCGCATCAACGGCAGCAGCGCGAGCGGCGGTGTACACGGTGTGGAAGAGGTCCAGCATGGGCTTCCAGGGCACCGACGGCTTCTCCGTCTACGACCACGCCGGCACCCTCGCCTTCCGTGTTGACAACTACTCCCGCCGCCGCAAGCTCTTCTCCGGCGACCTGCTGCTCATGGATGGACATGGCTCGCCTCTCCTCGCCCTCACCCCACAG TGCAGCAGATGGGCCAAAGAACAGAAACCAACCATTAATAGAACCCATGGGGA AGCGTCAGAAGAAGGCCAAGGCAAGAGGACAAGATCACAACAACTCTTCTCAATGAGAAAATGCTCAGTTATGCAAAGCAGTCATGAAGCAGAAGTGCACATGTCAGGATGTACCCATGCTTCGTCAGATCGTACTGGCCATGTTCCAGGCTTCTCAATCGAGGGCAGTTTCAGGAGAAGAAGTTGCAAGATCCGCAACAGCGTCGGTGAGGAGGTCGCAAGGATAAGGAGGAAGAAGGCTGGAGCAGCATCGTTGTCACTGACTCTTGCTGAAGATGTTTTCAGTCTTGAGGTCCAACCGAATGTAGATTGTGCGATGATCATGGCTTTCGTCATTGCTCTCGACCGGATCTGCTGGAAGCCATACACACCTATGATCTGTTCTTCATAG
- the LOC127753653 gene encoding protein LURP-one-related 8-like, translating into MRRTQIHPSHGGGGGTGGRARRQAADQPVVYTVWKRSSIGFQGTDGFSVYDSAGKLAFRVDNYSRRRKAFAGDLLLMDGHGTPLLSLRPQILSLHNRWNCYRAQEEEGLDSTSSPSVSQQQVFSMRKSSALQSSDEAEVFMSTRTSGDSQLPDASPSPSFRIDGCFSMRSCKIRGSNGEEAARITRKNAGVMSRPVSLGDDVFTLVVRPGVDVAVVMAMVVIMDRICRRPYTPMACSSSGNSVVHSGEIIKSKEKYHLNRSSSSLL; encoded by the exons ATGAGAAGGACACAGATACACCCCTctcatggcggtggcggcggcaccggcggccgTGCACGTCGTCAGGCGGCAGATCAGCCggtggtgtacacggtgtggaAGAGGTCCAGCATAGGCTTCCAGGGCACCGATGGCTTCTCCGTCTACGACTCCGCCGGCAAGCTCGCCTTCCGCGTCGACAACTACTCCCGCCGCCGCAAAGCTTTCGCCGGCGACCTGCTGCTCATGGATGGCCACGGCAcgcctcttctctccctcagGCCGCAG ATTCTCAGCCTGCACAATCGATGGAACTGTTACAGAGCACAAGAGGAAGAAGGCTTGGACAGCACGAGCTCTCCTTCAGTGTCACAGCAGCAAGTCTTCTCCATGAGGAAGAGCTCAGCTCTTCAGAGCAGCGACGAAGCAGAAGTTTTCATGTCAACAAGAACAAGTGGTGACAGCCAATTACCTGATGCTTCTCCCAGCCCCAGCTTCAGAATCGACGGCTGCTTCTCCATGAGGAGCTGCAAGATCCGTGGCAGcaacggcgaggaggcggcgcggatcACGAGGAAGAACGCCGGCGTGATGTCCAGACCGGTCAGCCTCGGCGACGACGTGTTCACCCTCGTCGTCAGGCCAGGCGTCGATGTCGCGGTCGTCATGGCTATGGTCGTTATCATGGACCGTATCTGCCGGAGGCCCTACACACCAATGGCGTGTTCATCATCTGGAAATTCAGTAGTTCATAGTGGAGAAATCATCAAATCCAAGGAAAAATACCATCTAAACCGCAGTAGTAGTAGTTTgctgtaa
- the LOC127754397 gene encoding uncharacterized protein LOC127754397 codes for MAKDPHVSISLTGLAMVVFLIFSSSFLQAAQGPDKKMVMKYDVPVKRLMYRPAAIGTEAAAYEPFELCMGCRCCASSNASSCVDTRCCYAIDCNIPGKPFGVCAFSPHTCDCGATNCTSQQP; via the exons ATGGCAAAAGATCCTCATGTCTCCATCTCTCTCACCGGCCTCGCCATGGTCGTCTTCCTCATCTTCAGCTCCTCCTTCCTCCAGGCCGCCCAAG GACCAGACAAGAAGATGGTGATGAAGTACGACGTGCCGGTGAAGAGGTTGATGtaccggccggcggcgatcggcacggaggcggcggcgtacgaGCCGTTCGAGCTGTGCATGGGCTGCCGGTGCTGCGCGTCGTCGAACGCGAGCAGCTGCGTGGACACCCGGTGCTGCTACGCCATCGACTGCAACATCCCCGGCAAGCCCTTCGGCGTCTGCGCCTTCTCCCCCCACACCTGCGACTGTGGCGCCACCAATTGCACCAGCCAGCAGCCATGA
- the LOC127753985 gene encoding bifunctional bis(5'-adenosyl)-triphosphatase/adenylylsulfatase FHIT-like, translating to MLPVLSADLRRAPTPFSLLPLALAPPPPPPPTLLRRRPLLLPRAISSSTSPPPVQEMEAAYKFGPYKIDAREVLHSTPLSYAMVNLRPLLPGNVLVCPKREVKRFADLSSNEISDLWVTAKEVGIRLEQYHKASSLTFAIQDGPQAGQTVPHVHIHVIPRKKGDFEKNDEIYDAIDVKERELKEKLDLDIERKDRTMEEMAHEANEYRGLFS from the exons ATGCTTCCGGTGCTCTCCGCCGacctccgccgcgcgcccactcccttctcccttctccctctcgctctcgctccgccgccgccgccgcctcctaccCTTCTTCGGCGCCGGCCACTGCTTCTGCCGCGAgccatctcctcctctacctcgccgccgccggtccaGGAGATGGAGGCGGCTTACAAGTTCGGGCCGTACAAGATCGACGCGAGGGAGGTGTTGCACTCCACGCCGCTGTCCTACGCCATGGTCAACCTCCGCCCACTCCTCCCTGG AAATGTTCTAGTGTGCCCCAAGCGTGAAGTGAAACGATTTGCTGATCTAAGTTCTAATGAGATTAGTGACTTATGGGTTACCGCAAAGGAAGTTGGTATACGGCTTGAACAGTACCACAAAGCGTCTTCACTTACATTTGCTATTCAG GATGGTCCACAAGCTGGTCAAACTGTTCCACATGTCCACATCCATGTCATCCCTAGAAAGAAAGGAGATTTTGAGAAAAATGATGAGATATATGATGCG ATTGATGTCAAAGAGAGGGAATTGAAGGAGAAACTTGATCTGGACATAGAGAGAAAAGATAGAACCATGGAAGAAATGGCTCATGAGGCCAATGAGTACCGTGGTCTCTTCTCTTAG